One Penaeus monodon isolate SGIC_2016 chromosome 37, NSTDA_Pmon_1, whole genome shotgun sequence genomic region harbors:
- the LOC119596308 gene encoding leukocyte receptor cluster member 8 homolog isoform X2, whose product MNNNPHGMAPWHGGNQGQGGGGGGWFSGPPGPFGGYGHSYNGPPGPPPGWNGYGPAGGAGYGGYAGYAPWGYGIPHGMPGPSPSSQQQTEGKNVDNSDDKDKNNGGNSNNPPLPPGPPPNQNAEMGNQNKGNMSNNSLLKQNDNVSPQKSDVPSHNFGNQNFGQGYNQNFYQSYGQGFDNFNGYNGGWYGPAGPPPRGPPPNFNQNQVGRGMSNNAGSGPVKFSLPVKKGLGYNALHQPNHGQQQQQQQQQQQQQQQQQQQQQQQQQQQQQQQQQQQQQQPQQMMMMQQHKSQQQQRHQHLNNANTHQKNNKKNKNRGKNVIMSNNPWTSNNFMNKQQNMLGSIGKENTEAESLMNKSKTETEIQDAGNKGQDTKSAVLQSKAIKEMTGLVANGDWPESLKTYVSRCFKRCVTELDKDLVEICLKGKLTQAANNGTLWTKNWEEEELPSIQSESTSNIISHIKSWNTSTDSGADNSSSSPMKLQGKKGMKKNVTPAFGSMRGMRSRSRSRSKSRSRSRSRSRSRSPGYRRGRRDNRRGRHSSSSDDESKGFIRLNKRGRSPVNMKGKGNKKMKGKGKNESYFYSKHGRMSLDPELGSSERLQKRAARFSVAGSGPGPHKKRKPINLTKTISNTFTVDGDDIDWTSMHIVGTSTLLEKQYLRLTSAPDPSTVRTIDTLKKALEHIKCQWVRNQDYRYACDQLKSLRQDLTIQGVRDAFTVQVYETHSRIALEKGDHEEFNQCQSQLKQLYSEVGGDNHLEFIAYRLLYYMFTKNTLDITSLMAGLTKDQKQDECISFALQLRAAWSLSNYHRFFLLYRNAPKMAGYLIDWFADRERKQALKIMLKGYRPGSLDVSFIRSELALGTQEDWQKFESAVNLVYTDTSKVRIDCKSSTADSVATQ is encoded by the exons ATGAATAACAATCCTCATGGGATGGCACCTTGGCATGGGGGCAACCAAGGacagggaggaggtggtggaggctgGTTTAGTGGACCCCCGGGGCCCTTCGGAGGGTACGGCCATTCATACAATGGGCCACCGGGACCTCCTCCTGGATGGAACGGGTATGGTCCTGCAGGGGGAGCTGGATATGGAGGCTATGCAGGCTAT GCTCCTTGGGGATATGGCATTCCACATGGAATGCCTGGTCCTTCACCATCTTCACAGCAGCAGACAGAAGGGAAAAATGTTGACAAttctgatgataaagataagaataatgggGGAAACAGCAATAATCCCCCTTTGCCTCCTGGTCCCCCACCTAACCAGAATGCAGAAATGGGGAACCAGAACAAAGGCAACATGTCAAATAATTCACTTTTAAAACAGAATGATAATGTTAGTCCGCAGAAGTCTGATGTACCATCTCACAATTTTGGAAATCAGAATTTTGGTCAGGGCTACAATCAGAATTTCTATCAGTCATATGGCCAAGGTTTTGACAACTTTAATGGTTATAACGGTGGTTGGTATGGCCCAGCCGGACCTCCTCCAAGGGGTCCGCCTCCCAATTTTAACCAGAATCAGGTGGGAAGAGGGATGTCAAACAATGCAGGAAGTGGGCCGGTTAAATTCAGTCTCCCAGTGAAGAAGGGTCTGGGATATAATGCCTTACATCAGCCAAATCAtggccagcagcagcagcagcagcagcaacaacaacaacaacaacagcaacaacaacagcagcagcagcaacagcaacagcagcagcaacaacagcaacagcagcagcaacagcagcaaccacagcaaatgatgatgatgcaacagCATAAATCACAACAGCAGCAAAGACATCAACATCTTAATAATGCAAATACtcaccagaaaaataataaaaagaataagaacagggGCAAGAATGTCATAATGTCAAATAATCCTTGGACGAGCAACAATTTcatgaataaacaacaaaatatgtTAGGCTCTATTGGCAAAGAAAATACAGAAGCAGAGTCATTAATGAATAAAAGCAAAACGGAAACTGAAATCCAGGATGCGGGTAACAAAGGCCAAGATACTAAAAGTGCTGTCCTTCAGTCCAAGGCAATAAAGGAGATGACAGGATTGGTAGCTAATGGTGACTGGCCAGAGAGTTTAAA AACATATGTAAGTAGATGTTTTAAACGCTGTGTTACCGAACTGGACAAGGATCTGGTGGAAATTTGCCTAAAAGGAAAGCTTACTCAAGCAGCTAATAATGGAACTCTGTGGACAAAG aattgggaagaggaagaattgccCAGCATTCAAAGTGAATCTACTTCAAATATAATATCCCATATCAAAAGCTGGAATACATCAACCGATTCTGGGGCTGATAATAGCTCTTCAAGCCCTATGAAGCTAcagggaaagaaaggaatgaagaaaaatgtTACCCCGGCATTTGGGTCGATGAGAGGGATGAG ATCTAGGTCTCGCTCACGATCGAAGTCAAGATCAAGGTCAAGATCGAGATCAAGATCAAGATCGCCTGGGTATCGAAGAGGGAGGCGAGATAATAGGCGTGGCAGACATTCATCCAGCTCAGACGATGAATCAAAAGGCTTTATTAGATTGAACAAGAGGGGAAGAAGCCCAGTCAACATGAAGggcaaagggaacaaaaaaatgaaggggaagggcAA AAATGAATCCTACTTCTATTCCAAACATGGACGCATGAGCCTCGATCCAGAGCTTGGAAGTTCTGAGCGCCTGCAGAAGAGAGCAGCCAGGTTCAGTGTTGCTGGAAGTGGTCCAGGTCCTCACAAAAAGAGAAAGCCCATTAACCTAACAAAGACAATAAGTAATACTTTTACTGTGGATGGAGATGATATAGATTGGACATCCATGCACATTGTTGGCACTTCAACATTATTAGAAAAACAGTACCTACGATTAACCTCA GCACCCGACCCATCAACAGTAAGAACAATAGATACTCTGAAAAAAGCCCTCGAACACATAAAGTGTCAGTGGGTTCGGAACCAAGATTACAGATACGCCTGTGATCAGCTAAAGTCACTTCGTCAAGATCTCACCATCCAAGGAGTTCGAGATGCCTTCACTGTTCAG GTGTATGAAACGCACTCTCGCATAGCCCTTGAAAAGGGAGACCATGAAGAATTTAATCAGTGCCAGAGTCAGCTCAAGCAGTTGTACAGTGAAGTTGGTGGCGATAACCACCTTGAATTTATTGCCTACAGACTTCTGTATTATATGTTTACCAAGAATACATTAG ATATCACATCCCTCATGGCTGGACTAACAAAAGATCAGAAACAGGACGAGTGCATCAGCTTTGCCCTGCAACTACGTGCCGCATGGTCCTTGTCCAACTATCATAGATTCTTCTTGTTGTACCGGAATGCCCCTAAGATGGCAGGCTACTTAATTGATTGGTTTGCAGATAGGGAAAGAAAACAGGCTCTTAAGATTATGTTGAAAGG CTATCGGCCGGGTAGTCTAGATGTCAGTTTTATTAGGTCGGAGTTGGCTCTCGGAACTCAAGAGGATTGGCAGAAATTTGAAAGTGCTGTGAATTTGGTGTATACAGATACATCAAAAGTGAGAATAGACTGTAAAAGCTCAACTGCAGATTCTGTTGCAACTCAATGA
- the LOC119596308 gene encoding leukocyte receptor cluster member 8 homolog isoform X1, with translation MNNNPHGMAPWHGGNQGQGGGGGGWFSGPPGPFGGYGHSYNGPPGPPPGWNGYGPAGGAGYGGYAGYQAPWGYGIPHGMPGPSPSSQQQTEGKNVDNSDDKDKNNGGNSNNPPLPPGPPPNQNAEMGNQNKGNMSNNSLLKQNDNVSPQKSDVPSHNFGNQNFGQGYNQNFYQSYGQGFDNFNGYNGGWYGPAGPPPRGPPPNFNQNQVGRGMSNNAGSGPVKFSLPVKKGLGYNALHQPNHGQQQQQQQQQQQQQQQQQQQQQQQQQQQQQQQQQQQQQQPQQMMMMQQHKSQQQQRHQHLNNANTHQKNNKKNKNRGKNVIMSNNPWTSNNFMNKQQNMLGSIGKENTEAESLMNKSKTETEIQDAGNKGQDTKSAVLQSKAIKEMTGLVANGDWPESLKTYVSRCFKRCVTELDKDLVEICLKGKLTQAANNGTLWTKNWEEEELPSIQSESTSNIISHIKSWNTSTDSGADNSSSSPMKLQGKKGMKKNVTPAFGSMRGMRSRSRSRSKSRSRSRSRSRSRSPGYRRGRRDNRRGRHSSSSDDESKGFIRLNKRGRSPVNMKGKGNKKMKGKGKNESYFYSKHGRMSLDPELGSSERLQKRAARFSVAGSGPGPHKKRKPINLTKTISNTFTVDGDDIDWTSMHIVGTSTLLEKQYLRLTSAPDPSTVRTIDTLKKALEHIKCQWVRNQDYRYACDQLKSLRQDLTIQGVRDAFTVQVYETHSRIALEKGDHEEFNQCQSQLKQLYSEVGGDNHLEFIAYRLLYYMFTKNTLDITSLMAGLTKDQKQDECISFALQLRAAWSLSNYHRFFLLYRNAPKMAGYLIDWFADRERKQALKIMLKGYRPGSLDVSFIRSELALGTQEDWQKFESAVNLVYTDTSKVRIDCKSSTADSVATQ, from the exons ATGAATAACAATCCTCATGGGATGGCACCTTGGCATGGGGGCAACCAAGGacagggaggaggtggtggaggctgGTTTAGTGGACCCCCGGGGCCCTTCGGAGGGTACGGCCATTCATACAATGGGCCACCGGGACCTCCTCCTGGATGGAACGGGTATGGTCCTGCAGGGGGAGCTGGATATGGAGGCTATGCAGGCTAT CAGGCTCCTTGGGGATATGGCATTCCACATGGAATGCCTGGTCCTTCACCATCTTCACAGCAGCAGACAGAAGGGAAAAATGTTGACAAttctgatgataaagataagaataatgggGGAAACAGCAATAATCCCCCTTTGCCTCCTGGTCCCCCACCTAACCAGAATGCAGAAATGGGGAACCAGAACAAAGGCAACATGTCAAATAATTCACTTTTAAAACAGAATGATAATGTTAGTCCGCAGAAGTCTGATGTACCATCTCACAATTTTGGAAATCAGAATTTTGGTCAGGGCTACAATCAGAATTTCTATCAGTCATATGGCCAAGGTTTTGACAACTTTAATGGTTATAACGGTGGTTGGTATGGCCCAGCCGGACCTCCTCCAAGGGGTCCGCCTCCCAATTTTAACCAGAATCAGGTGGGAAGAGGGATGTCAAACAATGCAGGAAGTGGGCCGGTTAAATTCAGTCTCCCAGTGAAGAAGGGTCTGGGATATAATGCCTTACATCAGCCAAATCAtggccagcagcagcagcagcagcagcaacaacaacaacaacaacagcaacaacaacagcagcagcagcaacagcaacagcagcagcaacaacagcaacagcagcagcaacagcagcaaccacagcaaatgatgatgatgcaacagCATAAATCACAACAGCAGCAAAGACATCAACATCTTAATAATGCAAATACtcaccagaaaaataataaaaagaataagaacagggGCAAGAATGTCATAATGTCAAATAATCCTTGGACGAGCAACAATTTcatgaataaacaacaaaatatgtTAGGCTCTATTGGCAAAGAAAATACAGAAGCAGAGTCATTAATGAATAAAAGCAAAACGGAAACTGAAATCCAGGATGCGGGTAACAAAGGCCAAGATACTAAAAGTGCTGTCCTTCAGTCCAAGGCAATAAAGGAGATGACAGGATTGGTAGCTAATGGTGACTGGCCAGAGAGTTTAAA AACATATGTAAGTAGATGTTTTAAACGCTGTGTTACCGAACTGGACAAGGATCTGGTGGAAATTTGCCTAAAAGGAAAGCTTACTCAAGCAGCTAATAATGGAACTCTGTGGACAAAG aattgggaagaggaagaattgccCAGCATTCAAAGTGAATCTACTTCAAATATAATATCCCATATCAAAAGCTGGAATACATCAACCGATTCTGGGGCTGATAATAGCTCTTCAAGCCCTATGAAGCTAcagggaaagaaaggaatgaagaaaaatgtTACCCCGGCATTTGGGTCGATGAGAGGGATGAG ATCTAGGTCTCGCTCACGATCGAAGTCAAGATCAAGGTCAAGATCGAGATCAAGATCAAGATCGCCTGGGTATCGAAGAGGGAGGCGAGATAATAGGCGTGGCAGACATTCATCCAGCTCAGACGATGAATCAAAAGGCTTTATTAGATTGAACAAGAGGGGAAGAAGCCCAGTCAACATGAAGggcaaagggaacaaaaaaatgaaggggaagggcAA AAATGAATCCTACTTCTATTCCAAACATGGACGCATGAGCCTCGATCCAGAGCTTGGAAGTTCTGAGCGCCTGCAGAAGAGAGCAGCCAGGTTCAGTGTTGCTGGAAGTGGTCCAGGTCCTCACAAAAAGAGAAAGCCCATTAACCTAACAAAGACAATAAGTAATACTTTTACTGTGGATGGAGATGATATAGATTGGACATCCATGCACATTGTTGGCACTTCAACATTATTAGAAAAACAGTACCTACGATTAACCTCA GCACCCGACCCATCAACAGTAAGAACAATAGATACTCTGAAAAAAGCCCTCGAACACATAAAGTGTCAGTGGGTTCGGAACCAAGATTACAGATACGCCTGTGATCAGCTAAAGTCACTTCGTCAAGATCTCACCATCCAAGGAGTTCGAGATGCCTTCACTGTTCAG GTGTATGAAACGCACTCTCGCATAGCCCTTGAAAAGGGAGACCATGAAGAATTTAATCAGTGCCAGAGTCAGCTCAAGCAGTTGTACAGTGAAGTTGGTGGCGATAACCACCTTGAATTTATTGCCTACAGACTTCTGTATTATATGTTTACCAAGAATACATTAG ATATCACATCCCTCATGGCTGGACTAACAAAAGATCAGAAACAGGACGAGTGCATCAGCTTTGCCCTGCAACTACGTGCCGCATGGTCCTTGTCCAACTATCATAGATTCTTCTTGTTGTACCGGAATGCCCCTAAGATGGCAGGCTACTTAATTGATTGGTTTGCAGATAGGGAAAGAAAACAGGCTCTTAAGATTATGTTGAAAGG CTATCGGCCGGGTAGTCTAGATGTCAGTTTTATTAGGTCGGAGTTGGCTCTCGGAACTCAAGAGGATTGGCAGAAATTTGAAAGTGCTGTGAATTTGGTGTATACAGATACATCAAAAGTGAGAATAGACTGTAAAAGCTCAACTGCAGATTCTGTTGCAACTCAATGA
- the LOC119596308 gene encoding leukocyte receptor cluster member 8 homolog isoform X3 translates to MNNNPHGMAPWHGGNQGQGGGGGGWFSGPPGPFGGYGHSYNGPPGPPPGWNGYGPAGGAGYGGYAGYQAPWGYGIPHGMPGPSPSSQQQTEGKNVDNSDDKDKNNGGNSNNPPLPPGPPPNQNAEMGNQNKGNMSNNSLLKQNDNVSPQKSDVPSHNFGNQNFGQGYNQNFYQSYGQGFDNFNGYNGGWYGPAGPPPRGPPPNFNQNQVGRGMSNNAGSGPVKFSLPVKKGLGYNALHQPNHGQQQQQQQQQQQQQQQQQQQQQQQQQQQQQQQQQQQQQQPQQMMMMQQHKSQQQQRHQHLNNANTHQKNNKKNKNRGKNVIMSNNPWTSNNFMNKQQNMLGSIGKENTEAESLMNKSKTETEIQDAGNKGQDTKSAVLQSKAIKEMTGLVANGDWPESLKTYVSRCFKRCVTELDKDLVEICLKGKLTQAANNGTLWTKNWEEEELPSIQSESTSNIISHIKSWNTSTDSGADNSSSSPMKLQGKKGMKKNVTPAFGSMRGMRSRSRSKSRSRSRSRSRSRSPGYRRGRRDNRRGRHSSSSDDESKGFIRLNKRGRSPVNMKGKGNKKMKGKGKNESYFYSKHGRMSLDPELGSSERLQKRAARFSVAGSGPGPHKKRKPINLTKTISNTFTVDGDDIDWTSMHIVGTSTLLEKQYLRLTSAPDPSTVRTIDTLKKALEHIKCQWVRNQDYRYACDQLKSLRQDLTIQGVRDAFTVQVYETHSRIALEKGDHEEFNQCQSQLKQLYSEVGGDNHLEFIAYRLLYYMFTKNTLDITSLMAGLTKDQKQDECISFALQLRAAWSLSNYHRFFLLYRNAPKMAGYLIDWFADRERKQALKIMLKGYRPGSLDVSFIRSELALGTQEDWQKFESAVNLVYTDTSKVRIDCKSSTADSVATQ, encoded by the exons ATGAATAACAATCCTCATGGGATGGCACCTTGGCATGGGGGCAACCAAGGacagggaggaggtggtggaggctgGTTTAGTGGACCCCCGGGGCCCTTCGGAGGGTACGGCCATTCATACAATGGGCCACCGGGACCTCCTCCTGGATGGAACGGGTATGGTCCTGCAGGGGGAGCTGGATATGGAGGCTATGCAGGCTAT CAGGCTCCTTGGGGATATGGCATTCCACATGGAATGCCTGGTCCTTCACCATCTTCACAGCAGCAGACAGAAGGGAAAAATGTTGACAAttctgatgataaagataagaataatgggGGAAACAGCAATAATCCCCCTTTGCCTCCTGGTCCCCCACCTAACCAGAATGCAGAAATGGGGAACCAGAACAAAGGCAACATGTCAAATAATTCACTTTTAAAACAGAATGATAATGTTAGTCCGCAGAAGTCTGATGTACCATCTCACAATTTTGGAAATCAGAATTTTGGTCAGGGCTACAATCAGAATTTCTATCAGTCATATGGCCAAGGTTTTGACAACTTTAATGGTTATAACGGTGGTTGGTATGGCCCAGCCGGACCTCCTCCAAGGGGTCCGCCTCCCAATTTTAACCAGAATCAGGTGGGAAGAGGGATGTCAAACAATGCAGGAAGTGGGCCGGTTAAATTCAGTCTCCCAGTGAAGAAGGGTCTGGGATATAATGCCTTACATCAGCCAAATCAtggccagcagcagcagcagcagcagcaacaacaacaacaacaacagcaacaacaacagcagcagcagcaacagcaacagcagcagcaacaacagcaacagcagcagcaacagcagcaaccacagcaaatgatgatgatgcaacagCATAAATCACAACAGCAGCAAAGACATCAACATCTTAATAATGCAAATACtcaccagaaaaataataaaaagaataagaacagggGCAAGAATGTCATAATGTCAAATAATCCTTGGACGAGCAACAATTTcatgaataaacaacaaaatatgtTAGGCTCTATTGGCAAAGAAAATACAGAAGCAGAGTCATTAATGAATAAAAGCAAAACGGAAACTGAAATCCAGGATGCGGGTAACAAAGGCCAAGATACTAAAAGTGCTGTCCTTCAGTCCAAGGCAATAAAGGAGATGACAGGATTGGTAGCTAATGGTGACTGGCCAGAGAGTTTAAA AACATATGTAAGTAGATGTTTTAAACGCTGTGTTACCGAACTGGACAAGGATCTGGTGGAAATTTGCCTAAAAGGAAAGCTTACTCAAGCAGCTAATAATGGAACTCTGTGGACAAAG aattgggaagaggaagaattgccCAGCATTCAAAGTGAATCTACTTCAAATATAATATCCCATATCAAAAGCTGGAATACATCAACCGATTCTGGGGCTGATAATAGCTCTTCAAGCCCTATGAAGCTAcagggaaagaaaggaatgaagaaaaatgtTACCCCGGCATTTGGGTCGATGAGAGGGATGAG GTCTCGCTCACGATCGAAGTCAAGATCAAGGTCAAGATCGAGATCAAGATCAAGATCGCCTGGGTATCGAAGAGGGAGGCGAGATAATAGGCGTGGCAGACATTCATCCAGCTCAGACGATGAATCAAAAGGCTTTATTAGATTGAACAAGAGGGGAAGAAGCCCAGTCAACATGAAGggcaaagggaacaaaaaaatgaaggggaagggcAA AAATGAATCCTACTTCTATTCCAAACATGGACGCATGAGCCTCGATCCAGAGCTTGGAAGTTCTGAGCGCCTGCAGAAGAGAGCAGCCAGGTTCAGTGTTGCTGGAAGTGGTCCAGGTCCTCACAAAAAGAGAAAGCCCATTAACCTAACAAAGACAATAAGTAATACTTTTACTGTGGATGGAGATGATATAGATTGGACATCCATGCACATTGTTGGCACTTCAACATTATTAGAAAAACAGTACCTACGATTAACCTCA GCACCCGACCCATCAACAGTAAGAACAATAGATACTCTGAAAAAAGCCCTCGAACACATAAAGTGTCAGTGGGTTCGGAACCAAGATTACAGATACGCCTGTGATCAGCTAAAGTCACTTCGTCAAGATCTCACCATCCAAGGAGTTCGAGATGCCTTCACTGTTCAG GTGTATGAAACGCACTCTCGCATAGCCCTTGAAAAGGGAGACCATGAAGAATTTAATCAGTGCCAGAGTCAGCTCAAGCAGTTGTACAGTGAAGTTGGTGGCGATAACCACCTTGAATTTATTGCCTACAGACTTCTGTATTATATGTTTACCAAGAATACATTAG ATATCACATCCCTCATGGCTGGACTAACAAAAGATCAGAAACAGGACGAGTGCATCAGCTTTGCCCTGCAACTACGTGCCGCATGGTCCTTGTCCAACTATCATAGATTCTTCTTGTTGTACCGGAATGCCCCTAAGATGGCAGGCTACTTAATTGATTGGTTTGCAGATAGGGAAAGAAAACAGGCTCTTAAGATTATGTTGAAAGG CTATCGGCCGGGTAGTCTAGATGTCAGTTTTATTAGGTCGGAGTTGGCTCTCGGAACTCAAGAGGATTGGCAGAAATTTGAAAGTGCTGTGAATTTGGTGTATACAGATACATCAAAAGTGAGAATAGACTGTAAAAGCTCAACTGCAGATTCTGTTGCAACTCAATGA